The genomic interval ACACCAAATTTGGTAAAAGGTAGAAACAGCAGTGGTGGAGCCTGAATACAGCTAAATTCAAGCTGCCTTCTTCAATACACatttctcaattaattaaaatccaacTTTGAATGGTGGCCTAAATTGAACACTtcaaacttttcaaaaattgttCTCCAGATTTCACATTCCTATTCACACCACACCCAAAGGGCGAAGCAAATAATTCCAAGTCTCCAATTAGGTTCCTTGAGCCTTCACGTATCAAACTTTTGATCAAATATTATACGTTTAGCCAGCACTTTTGGGTTGATTTTTTGATTTTCGAGAATTGAGACCCCACTCGTGAGGAGCCACGTTAGACGAAAACTTTGACATGTATTGTTGGTTGATTTGTGAGAATTCTATTCGTGTTAGTGGTCAATATTGGTAATCAATACTTGTGGATATCCAAATCTATCTAATTGTTCAGAAGGAAAAATCAATCTAATTTCTAGGAGCCCACCACGATCTTGAATAAGATTTGgacagagaaaaaaatatcactTTGTACCAAAGCCTTTTGCCTGGTTATTTGTTCAGCCACGTTTTGTGGAGTTGGAGAATTTGTTAGGCAATAATAGTATGATCAtgaaagtacaagaaaaacaCTGACGCACTTGAAGTGTTTGTCTTAATGTGTTTGGTAGTagcttctctttttttttaaccgaGTAGACGCACAAATCCCCTTTTAAGTTTGGTTCCCGCGTTGGCCTATCTGTCTATTCGTAAATTGTTGGAGAGTTATCCATTCACcagacaaaattaaaattttgaggatCAGAGAGCATCATTTTCacttaattttaacttttgacATTATATCAGTTGTGCGTTACAAACCTTAGTATTCATCAACAGCATTAGGAGAACACTTTGAAATGGGTTTGTTATTTTAAGCGCCCTGTTTACCTGTTCCATTTATCTCTCTTCTGCCTCCATTGATCTTAGTGCAGGTTTCGTTATCAGTTTAAaccaacctttttttttccgagAAAGGAAAGTGCTTATTAGATAAGAAGCACACCAAAAGATTGAGATGTTTTTCACCTAACAACATTTAATACATTACTAACTCAGGTTGGCAAATACCAAATCCTTGGCGGTTAGCTtcatttactaataatttaatttggcaACAGTCCATTCTTCTAACTTGGTGGTTGAATATTATTGAATGACCGCCAACTAATTCCAGTTCGTTCCAATCTGTAAAATTATGTCTTTTCACTATAATTTTCAGAAAGTACATTGCTGGTCTCCAGAAAAACATAAAGCCCTCCAGGAATGGTGtggaagaaaattaatcacaaGTGCTTTTGAGGGTTTTTCTAAAGTAGCTGTCTTTGTAGAAGTGGTTGATGCTGCTGCTCGGAAGCGCTTTCTTTACAGGCACTACAGTAAAAGTGAATTGAATGGCTCaatcaataaatacaaaagcaCATGGTTCGTGAATTTCCACACGGCCTTTCCCTCATGACCCGGTAATGTACACGAGCAACGAACAAAtccatattcattttatttaggcataaaaacaaaagctaAGTAGGTGGGAAGGTTCACCACATTGTATACATACCAGGGGAGATGAACTTTGAACTTAGAAAGCTGCAGTGAAAGGCCTAAAAGTTAATGGTCCATGGACCCTACAATTGGaaataatagtttaaaaaatagaaaataaaaacaccaGAAATAGAAAATCGTCCCTTTGTGCACTGGCATTCAGTTATTACTGATTGAAGAATTAACATAAACAAAATCTTACGAAATTTAGTCCAGAAAATGTacctaaatcaaacaaatcctCTGTTCCAAATGTCAGCCGCTGATTTAACCAACAAGCAGTCGCCACTGTAGCCGAAAATGTTGTTATGCATCATATGAACCATGCAGTTTATAAAGCTCAGttgctttaaaattaaatggtaTAGTGTGTATGTCAGTCTTAAGAAAATACAGTGTGATAGTCTTGCAAGTACAATTTAAACATGTATTCAAAGAGTGGATCTGCTACTGCTTGAATTCAACAATTACATCTGCACAATGTCTAATGCACAAAAAAATGGACAATGGAAGACCAGTAACCAGCCAGctgaaagggaaaaaaaagaatccatTAATCAAACTGGTTGTGGTCGATGCGCAATGGCTAGCTTCAACCTTCAAGCCAACTGAAGGAAAAAAGATTCATTCGTTTGTGCTTGTGTATGGAAGAAGGAAAATACTTCACCTGCTCTATAATATTCTTCCCCGTTTGACCTTCAATTACTAGGCCAACAGTGAGACCAATCATTGCCCATGCTCCGTTAATGGCCTCAATTTGCCGTCTTCTCTGAAAATGCAAAATAAGCCATCAGTAAACAAAGCTAAACTATATCCCACATTCAACTCCCCAATTTTTATTCAAGAGTGAAATTTGGGTATGCTGGTTATTGCCCTCCAATGTACTCATCAGGAAATATTTACGATAAACTACTGCTATCAATACTTAATACGACAAGAGAAgtcatttattattcattatcTTCATAAGATAGTGAATTTCCTCCACCTTGAATTTCTCTTTTGCTTGAATTTCTTGCATCTGTTTGTTGGCCAACCGTTTGGCTTCCAAAGGATCAaccatgattatttttttgcttgAATCATTTGTCCTAGGAGATATCTgtatgaagaagaaaagacgGGTGCACATTCATATTAATAAGACTGTGATTTAGCACAAAAgacaattttatttccatACAATGCTAAAAATACATGAAGCAGGGAATCAATTTCCTCCCATTGGCTGCAAGCAAATTAAGTGCCAAGGTGGTGAAATGATCTTAACCAAAAAGTGCGAGTTGAATCTCCAACAGATAGTAAAGGAAGGATGTGATCACAAAATATACGCACAGATGCAACATAAGCAGTGATCAGGATATAGTTTCCTAAGAAAGAGGATAATCTCTCAGTTAAGCATTCCCCTGAGCCGTCAACAGGCTTATAGGATTTTGGCGGCTGGAAACACGAGAGCCACTTAATAAATAGAGATACAATATTCAAACTCAGAAGGTATAGGGCTAACAATAAGCACTCACAAAAAATCTTATGTAAGGTTCTCTACTCTCTAGACAATATCTACAAGGAAGGTTTAAGAGCACTCAATGAATTACAACACATTAAGCGGTCCCCCAAAATTATGGGGGCTCATAACTAAGTCGCTAAGTAATCATTTAAGTACTCGCAAGAAAGTGACATTAAAGTGCAGAAAAGGGATAATTCACCTAACAATATGCCCCTCGGAAGAGGTCCTTTTAGTTTAAAAGGGAAAGCTTCTCTATAACCAAAGCGTTTTgctttttgattttgaattctAGCCAAACAGGACTGATCCTTATGgtttgtttcaaattattgttaaaaactGAAGTGAACAGATGCGTGCTCACCCTTATCTAATACCGGTATGCTCCTCAGATAGATGGTTTGCAGTTATATCTAAATGAACTGAAAAAATGTCTAGACACAGGGATTGTACTAACATGAGCCACTCAACTGACTGGTCATCAATCACATACCTACAAGATCTTTGACCATAGTCAAACCAAATATATCTGGCATTATACATGTGGAAGGCTTGGGGGTTGATTCATACATTAGGATTAGCCAAGACTTGAAATGCTTGACCCTTGGTTCTACGAGTAACCAGGCTTACATTCAGGTCTCTTCTCCATCCCCACCTGAAAAGAGAAAcgtaaaaagataaattcccCTTCAATCATAGTAGTCACGACATGAGGCGACCAAGCAATTTCATACTTGCATCACTACGAAACAACATAAACTACATGTTACATTTAATAACTGAAATTACTTCAAGGATGTAATATTGTTCTGGTCAAAACTATCCCACAAAACCACATGACCAAATACTTCCATTGTATTCAAAgtacttcaaaaaatttaccaattatttcattatcaaGCCATGTATAATCTTCATTATTCACattcttgaaaaattaaaaaacaaccTTTCACTATAGGAACTGGGAAAATGCCCAGAAAAAGTCGGTCAAAACAATctgtttaattaatattcataaatatttattcttatCAGTTAAAACCAAATGAACATGAATCCTTAAATAGATAACCatccatttttttcccccgGCAACCAGAGAGAAgacagaaaataataaataaaaaaagaaccaAATAAAGGAAGGAATAAGAGGAAATGAAGAAGTGGGTAAGCGTGAACTTACTTCAAGAAAGTAGCAGAAGAACAAGGGTAACGAAGAGAAGAGGAGAACTCCGGAGCTCCATTGATGATGACGATGGCACGTGCTTGTACATCATATGCGGACGCCATCTCGATTCTCGcccttctttcttttcggcCTTTTCACTTCTTTATCCTCCTATCcatatttatgtatttatttattcgttGGGATTGATTGgaccaaattttttatttttattttttaaaatttttaaattttttaattttttaatttttttgataggGACAGTTTTAGAGTTGGCAAAAATCTCTACGCTGACGGGTATTTTCAGAGATTTTTTTCATTCGGGAAgggtatgaggataattttatacccaatttcttatttgggaaagggacaaaaaaattttttaacccaatttcttattcaggGAGGGGAcgaggatgaggtggaatccccatcccctacccatttttctattttaatttttaatttaatttttaatttaatttttaatttttaaaattactagtacataaattataaaattataagtattggtaaaaataaaaaatatcaaaatatttatattattaaacttttaggcctgattaactaattaaagttctaaatttttatttaggacattaaaaagaccggacagattctattagcccaaaaattttgttttaattttaatattcattaaatattttaaacttaaatctattttttatttatttttaaatgttataattgccacagcaaatcacaattttaatatctaatctaatctaatatttgctcttgatttgctttGACTTAACTATTATGTAGTAAAGGAAATAGTctacatttataaagtgcccacgctaccattgaaaagttaattttgaatctaaatttgattttatttgttataattttatattagactattaatttattcatgatagtttgtatcccttgcatgctgcgttacttactaatttaatgtatgtgacttttgtaatggacattaatgtaagatatatttcgaactttacttttatttgaattttttattttaatatgattaactcaaaatcgaaaacaaaaaaaaattatattaattattcgggAATCGGGGACcttcggggatcccctgttattattcggggaggagATAGAGATTCTCTTAaataattctgacggggacggggtgAGGAtggggacatacgcaaaatatcagGGATGAATACAaagagattggtcccctcccatcccctccccattgccatccctagattGTTTTCCTTCGCTCGCTATCGTTAATCAAGGCATTACATAACGGTCGTTTAATTTGGGCGGGACCGAGGGGGTTGCCGTCGTTAACTGTGATGGACAGACGGTGGCTCACAAGTCACAAACATTTCTGTGGGCTTACTGTATATATTAGTTCCTAAAGGCCCGGCCGTTGAGTTATATTTTCTgtaacttaataattaattaaaaaataaattctttagtcattttgtaattaacaATCGAATCATTCTAGGATAATGtaacttattaataaaataactttcaaaatgtatttttttttctattttaactaaaatttcCACAAAAGTGTAAGTCAAATTAGGGTTGCCAAAAAAATGTAAAGCTTGAAATCCGGCCCACATAAATTGGGCCTGGAAATGAGCCGAAATGTATAAGTCCATATACATTGGGCCTGAATAAGGacttaagagaaaaaaaacttgagtttttttaattcattaataaaaaatcaaaatattaaatagatattttttttatattaatatctGCGAATTATTATATtgtgttattaatattttatttattgggctattattctattttttattatataattatctttagttttatttattttttactttataacaatttttaaagGGATTGGGcttattaataatgaattaggCTTCAGTCTGGGCGTGTAAAGGCCTGGCCCAACCTTAAGTCTGAACTGCATCAGTACGCGATCTTAACATGCCCAGTCCATTCGACAAACTTCACCATTCATAGACTAAtctcattcttttatttatttattttatttatttttggatcGACACACATGTTCAATACTATAGACAGCCTCACTCGAGATAGGCCTGTTTCTCTTCTTACTCTTTGAATAAGCTTTGAAATTCAGTCCAATGTCCTGTGGAGACTTATCTCatccacccaaaaaaaaaaaaaaaaaaaacactcgACAATAAGGTGTGGTGATATCCACCacttaactaaataatcatttataaaattaacagaTTACCAAACATCCCAATTAGCCATAAACAATTCAATACAAGCAATCCcaccatcatcatctgaaacgCCGTAAAATGTTTTGATAATGTAATCATAAAACCAGGAACCATATTGCAATGAGAGGAGTCAAGAAATCCATGAAGCTCTATGCCCTTGACAATATTTGCTGCCTTTCCAAGTGCTTCAGTTCCATAGTAATTTTCTGAAATGACAAGTGCTAAATTGTAAATTCCACACCGCTGTCAAGTAAGCATAGAATGCGGCAATTGGAATGAAGTAAACAGCATCGTGTACAAAGCTTTCAACGCTGATGGATCTTGAAGAAACATCATGAGAGGAAGCAGAGTTACCAGGGCAGGGAAAATGTAAGCAACACCAAATATAGTGAAAGTGGTCAATGGCCTTTTAAATGTTCTTGCTGTCCAAGTCCTTTAATGACACAATTTGACCACGATGTGCTATTGCTGATGCAAGGATAGTGGATATTGAGAGGAAGAAGGAGATGATGAAGGTGATGAAGAGGAAATCCATTCTGTGCCAACGCACATTCTTATATCCTTATGCTGAAGGATAAGAAGGTTAAGAGTGTTCAGGGTTGTTTGGACTTAACAAAAGAAGGAAGCTTTGTTTAATGATCCATTGGCTGATCAAAGAT from Citrus sinensis cultivar Valencia sweet orange chromosome 9, DVS_A1.0, whole genome shotgun sequence carries:
- the LOC102615020 gene encoding uncharacterized protein LOC102615020 isoform X3, translated to MASAYDVQARAIVIINGAPEFSSSLRYPCSSATFLKWGWRRDLNVSLVTRRTKGQAFQVLANPNISPRTNDSSKKIIMVDPLEAKRLANKQMQEIQAKEKFKRRRQIEAINGAWAMIGLTVGLVIEGQTGKNIIEQWRLLVG
- the LOC102615020 gene encoding uncharacterized protein LOC102615020 isoform X2, which produces MASAYDVQARAIVIINGAPEFSSSLRYPCSSATFLKWGWRRDLNVSLVTRRTKGQAFQVLANPNISPRTNDSSKKIIMVDPLEAKRLANKQMQEIQAKEKFKRRRQIEAINGAWAMIGLTVGLVIEGQTGKNIIEQLAGYWSSIVHFFVH
- the LOC102615020 gene encoding uncharacterized protein LOC102615020 isoform X1, yielding MASAYDVQARAIVIINGAPEFSSSLRYPCSSATFLKWGWRRDLNVSLVTRRTKGQAFQVLANPNISPRTNDSSKKIIMVDPLEAKRLANKQMQEIQAKEKFKRRRQIEAINGAWAMIGLTVGLVIEGQTGKNIIEQVKYFPSSIHKHKRMNLFSFSWLEG